CTTGGAATTGAACTTGAGATCTTGGAATTGCCCGGGCTACGGGGAATTGCCTATTCCAATAACGGAGATACAGATGGTGAAGCGTTCCGAATTGCGGGAATTGACCAGGAATACTCCAACTTAATCCAGATTGATGTCCCGATCCGAACGGATGCAATGCATTTGTTTGTCAAACAGGGGAGAGAATTTCCAGTCACGGGGTGGGACTGCATCCCAAAAGAGTATCTCCTCGGCTATAAACGCGGGGTCAAACATATTGAGTATGCCGTAGCGAAATATGGACTCCGGGCAGAAGCGGTTAACAGTGTCGAACAACTGTTTCAGAAGTTGGAGACCGGAAGAAACGATGTGATTGTGACGGGCGTTCAAGAAGGCGCACAGCTCATCCCTCAACTTCATCTTCAGGATATCATCAGGCTGGAGCCATCAGTCTGCACCTCGTCCTTATATCACTATCTGCATGAAAAACACGCCGATCTCGTGCCGAAAATCACCGCTGTATTGAAAGAGATGGAAGCCCACGGAGAGATTCAGACGATTAGAGAGTAGGTCGAAGCCGAGATGACCCCATAATACCATAACAAAAAAGGACGGGAAAGGGACAGGCTATTATTCCTTGACAATGTGGTACTTAAATGGAGCCAGCAAGTGGACTCGAACCACCGACCTGATCATTACGAATGACCTGCTCTGCCAACTGAGCTATGCTGGCCAAAAGGAAATGGTGGGCAGTGAGGGGCTCGAACCCCCAACCTTCTGGGTGTAAACCAGACGCTCTAGCCAATTGAGCTAACCGCCCTTAAGAATGAAAGCCAAAATACGCATATCTGACGTAATGTCAAGTGCTGATAAAAACAAATTGGGCCATTTATATTCCTTTTTTCATTTTGCTTTCCGATACGCGCTTCATTACTTTGGCACCTCACGTGTTATTGGGACAATTCATTATGAGTCTTATCGCAAAAATTGGAAGAACCACAATCAAGGTACGCATCCTGATCTGGTCTCTCTACCTTTTTCTCGTTGTGGGTGCTGCGACCATGGTTTATCCCTTTTTGCTGATGCTGGCAGGAAGCATGAAAAGCGGAGTGGATCAGCACGAATCCCAGATTATCCCCTCTTTTCTAACCAGTGAAGCCGCCCTTATCCGAAAATATGCGGAGGGCTTTTTTAATGAGTCGCTGAACATGGCTCGGATACTGACAGGCACATCTTTTTCTTCGTTCCGCGATTATCCCGTTACACCTGTTAACGGAAAATGGCTGGAGACCTGGCAAACGTTTCTAGAAGCACAGCACACGGAATGGCCGGAATGGTATAGCGAACTAAGCTTTATGTACACGCCCGTCAGTCGTGGTGTGCTGCCTGAAAATTTGCAGCGTTTTAAACGAGTTCTCAGTCAGCACCATCCTAGCATTCAATCGCTGAACCAGGTCATGCACACGGATTACCCCACCTGGAATAGTTTTTTCATCATTCCCCGCAATGCATTGGCTCGCAATGAAAACCCGGAGTCGTCACCCATCGCAACGGCATACAATGCATTCAAGCGGTCGTGCGCGGCGTCTGAAAAGTATTACTTCTGTGTGAAAGGTTATTTTTCGCAGATGTATCTACGAGCACAATACGCCCGCAATATTGATTTGTTCAATGAGGTGCACGAGACGGATTTTGCCTCTTTTTCGGAAGTGCTTCCTCCGTCGAACTATGCGGAGTGTCCTGCGTTTTTGCAGGAGGACTGGGCTTTTTTTGTGCGCAATATATTGAATATCTATTTTATCAGCGCATCGAAGAAAGCCCTGCCGTCCTATCATTCCTTTCTGGAAGATAAGTACGGCGATATAGATACGCTCAATGAATTATACACAAGCGACTACCGGTCTTTTTCTACCATCCCTCTGCCGGACACAAAACAGCTCTCCGGCGGGCTGGCGTTATCGGACTGGGATCAGTTCATTCATGGCTGGACTCATCCCGTTTCAATGAAATGGCACGGTATTCAGCTGGAACATCTGATGCTCCGAGCTCCGGATTACGACTTCACGACATGGCTGCAATCTCGCTGGGGTACCATCAGCAACATGAATACGGCTCTCAGCACCTCATTTAAGAACTGGAACGAGGTCATACCCCCACAGCGCGAGGCGATCCAGCATCGGGTCGAAATGCAGCACAAATCCATTCGCTGGATGTTCATCCGTCGTAACTACGGAAGTGTTTCTGACTATATTCTGCTGCATGGAAAGGCGTTAAAAAATACTATGATCTATTGCGGACTGGCAATCCTGCTGTCGTTGATCGTCAATCCTCTGGCGGCCTATGCGCTCAGCCGGTTTAAGCCGCCGTCCACTTACATCTGGCTGTTATGCATGATGATGACCATGTCCTTTCCTCCGATGGTCACGCAAATCCCGTCATTCCTTATGCTTCGCAATTTTAATTTACTCAACACATTCTGGGCATTGATTCTACCGGGAATGGCCAACGGGTTTTCTATCTTTCTGCTCAAAGGTTTTTTCGATTCACTTCCGCAGGATCTCTACGATGCCGCTGCAATTGACGGGGCAGACGAATGCCGTATTTTCTGGAACATTACCATGAGCTTGAGCCAGCCGATTTTGGCAGTGATTGCATTGAATGCCTTCACACTGGCGTACAGCAATTTTATGATGGCACTGCTCATCTGCCAGGATCAGAATATGTGGACGATTATGCCCTGGCTCTACCAGCTGCAACAAAACAGCGGACCTGGAATTGTTTTCGCATCGCTCATCATCTCTGCGGTGCCTACGTTTCTGGTTTTTGTCTTTTGTCAAAATATTATCATGCGCGGAATCGTTGTTCCTGTAGAAAAATGATAGCGTTAATCCATCCTTGGTGTTAATGTCCTGACAGAATGAATATGTCTAAATACAATCCTTTGATTCATAACATCGTTCAGACCATCACTGCGCGAGTGTCCCTCTGTTTTTTCAATACCGCCATGATCAGGCGGATACTCATGGTCGTTCTGCTGTCGGCTTCTCCCGTTTTCGCAGAGCTTCCCGGCACCAGCACCGGTGCTCCGCCACCGGGCGTGCTGATATTAAATGGCCATCATTATGGGTTTCAGCGCACCGATGCCGAAATGAACAGCATGATTTCCACCCTGCGGTCAGCATATCAAGACCTCCCTGTATACGTGGAGTTTTTAGATGCAACACGCTATACATCCGGCGATTATATCGAAAATATCACACAGCTCATTCGGTCAAAATATATCGACCGCCCCATCAATGTGCTTGCAGCAACAGACAATATTGCACTGGATTATGCCATAAACAACAGAGCCGGACTTGCTCCGGGAGCTGCTATCGTCTTTTGCGGCATCAGCGATTACACCGAGGATGTACTTTATGGTGCGGCACGTATTACAGGTGTGCTCAAAGAGTCGGCGATCCTGCTCACATTGGATACAGCGCGGGAACTGCTGCCGGCGTATACTAATGTCTTTGTTTTTCATGATTTCACCTCGGACGGACTCATTTTTCGCAAAAAAATACGCCAGACCATCAGTGCCTTTCAGAACAAAATGCATTTCACACTGCCGGACAACAAGCCCATAGAAACTCTGTGCAGCAAACTCAGCGACTTACCGCCGAACACACTGGTGTTTCTAGGAAACTACAATGCGGATAGCGACGGACGTGTCTTCGATGACGCCACCGTATCGCGGCTGCTTCTGCAGTGTACCGACGCGCCCATTCTGGTCATAGATGAAACAAGACTGGCCAACGGCATTATCGGCGGCTATTTATCCTCGGCAAGCAAACTGGGCACCATCGCCGCCGAACAGATCATTCAGGTTCTCAACGGAACACCCCCGGAATCCATGCCGTTTGAGCAGGAGGAACCGTCCGCATTCACCATTAATTATGACGCCCTCAAGCAGTTCAATATATCTCAGCAGTCTCTACCCCCTAATTCTATTATCCGCAATCGCCCCGTCACCTTTTACGAGGAAAACACGACACTGATCTGGTCTGTCAGCATGGTTATTATTGTCCTGACAGGACTAATTATTTATCTGGTCATATCGGTTCATACGCGGAGGCGCATTGCCGGCGAATTGTTCCATCATAAAAATAATCTGGAAGGCATCGTGCGGGAACGAACCGAAGCACTGGAACTAGCCAATCAATATAAATCCCAGTTTTTAGCCAACATTTCGCATGAAATGCGCACCCCGCTGAATGCCATCATCGGATTCTCTGAGATCATCATTCATGCCGATTCGATTTACATCGCGCACCAACAGGCTGAAACCATCCTGAATGAATCCGAAATTATGATTCTTATCATTAATCAGCTGCTGGATCATGCCAAAATCGAATCCGGAAAATTTGAGCTTGAGACGGAAGTATTTGATCTGCACCAGACCATCGAAAACATCGGCAGTACATTTCTCCAGCACGCTCAAAAAAAGGGCTTGGAGTTTTATACTATATACTCCAACACACCACAGCTGCTTGTGGGTGACGCACTGCGTCTGCGTCAAATCCTCGTGAATCTTGTATCGAATGCCATTAAATTCACCCAGACAGGGAGTGTATCAATTGCTGCACGCCGTATTACGGTAAACGACAAAACGGCCAAGCTTCGTTTCATTGTTCAGGATACCGGCATAGGCATTCCGCAGAATAAAATCAAAAAACTCTTCGACAGCTTTACGCAGGTAGATGGCTCAACGACGCGCAAATATGGGGGAACCGGTCTCGGAACAACCATCGCGTCGGATCTGGTTCGTATGATGGGCGGACAACTCGCCGTTGAAAGCGAACCCGGCAAGGGCAGCACCTTCTGGTTCGATATAAAACTGCCAATCGCCCACGATGTGGATCCTTCGCAAATCATCGAACTCAACGCATCAAGCATTGAACTGGCGGATCTCAATCTCAATACAAACCGGTCTGTTCTTATTGTAGACGACTATCCCACAAACAGACAGGTGGCCTGCATGCATCTGCAAAGTGCAGGGTACGAAGTGCGTCTGGCTAATAACGGACAAGAAGCATTGACCATATGCAGCGAAGAACGATTCGATCTCATTTTAATGGATATCCAGATGCCCGTTATGGACGGCTATGAGGCTTCGCGACAAATTCGCAAAGGCGGGACGCTGAACACCACCACGCCCATTGTAGCCCTCAGCGCCCATGGCATTGTGCACATCCAAAAACAATGCGAGGCCGTCGGGATTAATGATATCATTACAAAACCCGTAAGACGCAATGCGTTATTGCAAAAGGTCGACAAATGGGCGTCAGCCTGTGCAGACATTCACCCCGCATTTGAAAATAAAACTGAGGTGGCAGAAACTCAGAAGCACAGCACAGCAGAGCTTCCCATCGATTACGACCAAGCACTGAAAGAATTCGAGTATCATGCCGAACTGCTGAATCCCGTCATCAAACAGTTCTGCGCCGATCTGCTACCGCAGCTCACCCTTATAGGGCAGTATTGCGATGATCATAATTTCGAAGCCATCCATCAGGATGCGCATCGCATAAAAGGCGGAGCCGGCAATCTGATTGCCATGCCGCTCTATCGCGCGGCCATGCGGCTGGATGAACTGTCTAAACAGGCCGCACCCAACGCCGACACCATTCGAGAACAGCTGCTGCTGGTCGAATTAGAAGCGGAAAAACTCATTGCTTTTATGGACAGGAAATCCATAATGCTCGCCCAGAATAGTGCTGAGGTAATGACCGATGTACCAGGCACGTCCACCCATGAATAAGGATTGAAGCGATGATTAAACATATTGTTTTCTGGCGATTGAAAAATACAGCTGACGGATCCGGTGAAAAGATAAAGGAACAGCTGGAAAACCTGCGCGGAAAAATCGACGGCCTGATCGATATCGAGGTAGGTATGGATTTGAGCAAAACGCCCGCATCCTACGACCTCGCACTCTATTCCACCTGCCACTCGCCGGAAGCACTTGAAGCCTACCAGAATCATCCGCTGCATGTGGCTGTTAAGCAGTTCATTGCCACAGCCGTTACAGAACGCGTTGTCGTCGATTACGAGGTGTAACTATGGATATTTTATCGACGGTTCAGACGATGCGGAAGTGGCGAAGGTCGATTCCCCGCGATGAAACCGTGGCATTCGTCCCCACGATGGGTTATCTGCACTCAGGACATATGTCATTGGTGGACATTGCAAAACGTAACGCAGACCATGTCGTTGTAAGTATCTTTGTTAACCCCACCCAGTTCGGCCCCAATGAGGATCTGACGACCTATCCCAGAGATTTCGCCCATGACGAACATTTATGCAGGGAACGCCAGGTTACGGCCATATTCTATCCAACCAGTGACGAAATGTATGGTTCCGGATCATCTGTCTTTGTGGACGAATCCACTTTGTCAAAATCTCTGTGCGGTGCCAGTCGGCCTGCTCACTTTTGCGGGGTACTGACCGTTGTATCAAAATTATTCAATATCGTGCAGCCCGACTGTGCTGTTTTTGGACAAAAAGACGCACAACAGCTTCGCTGTATCCAGCAATTGGTTGCCGATTTAAATTTCCCCATAGAAATCCTGCACGGCCCCATTGTACGTGAGCAGGACGGCTTGGCCATGAGTTCTCGAAATGTTTACCTGACCGACGAACAGCGAGGACAGGCTCCTGCATTAAACCATGCACTCACTCAGGCAGAATCCCTCTATAAAGACGGAAATAATGATGCCGCACAGCTTCGACAGCATATTAAACGCATGATTGAAACGGACGCACCGCTGGCAAAAGTCGATTACATTAAATCCGTGGATTGGAACACGTTTGCCGAAACAGATGTAATTAACGGGCCGGTACTCATTGCATTGGCCGCCTGCTTCGGTTCGACGCGTCTCATTGATAACATCCTGCTGGGCTAGGCACATTCTTTCACAATACTGTTCATTTGGCCAAAACTAGGCTTGCTTACTGATTTTCTCTACCTTAAATTATCGAACGTGATCGTTAATAACGTTTCCGACTCAAGGAGTACTGTTCATGAAAAAAATTATTTGTCGAAGTTTTATGATTGCCGGCATGCTGGCTGTTGTTCTGTTCACCAATGGTTGCGCCGCTTTTAGAACGGATGTTGCCGATGTAAATGTGGATCAGATGGGTCACATGGATGCCGATTATGATGCAACGGATATGCGCAAAATCACCCAGTCGGTGGTCAACCAAATGCTGGCAAGCCCATGGCTTAATAATGCAAGTACAATTCCTGTCCTGATGGATGCCGGCGTGGAAAATCGCACGAGCAATTACGTCGACACGAAAAATTTAACAGACCGTATGCGCACGTCTTTAATTCAGAGCGGCAGGGTTCAGTTCATCAATGCTTCTCGCCGTGACCAGCTGCTTAAAGAACAGGGCTATCAGGCGGCCAATGCCGATCCTGCAACAGCCGCTGCTATTGGACGTCAAATTGGCGCAGGCTACATGCTCAGCGGATCGCTAACGGAGATGAAGTCTGAAACGGGACGGCAGGTTCGGGTTTCCCGCACTGAAATGCAGTATTACAAGCTGACCATTGAGGTCACCGATCTCACATCTGGTGTGATCGTCTGGACCACCGAAGAAGAGTTTGCCCGCAAAGCGCGTCAGCCCCTCATTGGTTGGTAATTCTAGATGGGACACCTATTCCCTCGGGTTACAGAGATAATCTCTTCCGATTTTGCACGGACAGGAGCAGCAGTGCTCCTGTCCTGCTTCTTGTTTTCTGGATGTGCAACATCGGAATTTGATGCAGCAAGAGCGCATTTCTATGCCGGCGAACTTACATTGGCCGAGCAAAGCATCGACGAATCAGATCACAGTACACTCAATGATGTGCTCTATCTTATGGAGCGAGGCACCATTCTTCAGGTGGCTGGTCGCTATGAAGACAGTGCCGATAACTTTATTGATGCCGCTGATAAACTTCAGAAACTGGACACGTACAGTATCAGCAAAGGAGCCGAAAGCCTGCTTGTAAACGACAATGTTCAGCCCTATGTTTCCATCCCCTTTGAAAAGGCAATGCTGCACAATCTCACGGCGCTCGATCATTTCGCCGTCGGCAACTGGATGAATGCAGGGGTGGAAGCCCGCCGTCTTGTCAGTCTGCAATCAGATGAAAAGCGGGGTGATTTCCCCGATGACGCATTTAGCCGTTATATTGCCGGTTTTGCCTTCCAGCTCACCGATGATCCTTCAAATGCGGCCATTCAATACCGCAAAGCCAACGAACTCATTGCCACGGGCAGTATTATTGAGACCACGGGCTGCTGGTCGAATTCTCCCGGAATGAAAAACGATAACATGCTGCACCTCTTTATCATGCTTGGCAGATCACCCACTGGATCACAGCTGATGAACGGATCCTATATCCCCAGTGCATCGCCTTATGCAGATGTATTGATCAACGGAAAAAAAGTGGGCAGAAGCTATCTGCTTACAGATATCGCCAAAATAGCTTATGAAAATGAGAGTGAACTGGCCGTTATCCGGGCCGCAAAATCCGCAGCACGTATTGCCGCCAAAGAAGGAGTGGCTCAAGCACTGGAATCCGGAACAGGGAATGATGCGGTTGGAGATGTTGCCCGTATCATTCTGTTCGGCTTACTCAACGATCAGGATACAAGACGATGGGAGACGCTTCCCCGTTTTATTCAGCTGGCTACAGTACCATGTCCGGATACGCTTGACAGTATTCAGCTGGTCATCCATGGCGGCTATCAGGGGACAAAAACAGTGAATATAACCCGCCCCATAACGCACAGGTCAAAAACATTTTTCTCCATGTACAGAGATATTCCCTAATTGATACGGGTGCCAAGCACTACCACTCAACCAGCTCTCTATGTATTACTGAATTCGTGGCTTTGATGTATGTTATTTTTTCGGCAGGCGAGGCTGAAGTCTTCTTAATGACCGGATAATGGGCGGAAAAACAAAGGAATAAAAATGTGTCGATGGGTAAAAACGATGAAACGATGTGAAGCCACCATGAAAATGCGTCGTTTAAGCCTGTTTTCATATCGTAAGCGTTTCGTAAGAGGTGTGTTGTTCCTGTTTCTTATTGTTCCAGCCGCGATTGCCGCGTCGTTGCAGGTGACGGTGGAGCATACCGCCAACCTCGAAGGGCATATTGCCATCGGATTGTACACAGACGAAGGGTTTCCAGAGGTTGATAAGGAATACCAGGGAGTCTATAGGGTGCCGACAGGAACCAACACCACGTACACGTTTCATGATTTACCCGTCGGCTGCTATGCTGTTGCAGTTTACCATGACAAAAATGACAATATGAGACTCGATAAAAATATATTCGGCATTCCACGCGAAGCATATGGTTTTTCTAATGGTGTAAAAGCTCGATTTAGCACTCCGAAATTCAAAGAAGCAGCTGTACATGTTCAAAATGAGTCACATATCACAATCAGTATGACTCAAGAATAGTTGATTCAGCTCCAGGAGATCAGGTGTAACGTTAGTTGAAAGATGGGATGAGTATGGATAGTAAAATAAAGATGCGGCACAGAAAAGGCGACCCGAAGGTTACCGTGGATTATTCCAAGGTGATTGACCGAGATCGTGCAAGGTATGAACTGTTGAAAGAGGTTAGTAATCAGTATGAGTGTTACTTTTTTGTCGATACCAAGTTGGGGAAAGCTTCTGATGAGATTTATGCTGGGAAATATAAATTAGGGCTGAAAAATGATCGAGAACATATTCTTGCTGAACTTGTTCAACAGGAGTATCCCTATATGATTCAAATGGATACACATCAGAGAATGATGTCTGTCATAAGCTTTCCAATAAACAGCGGCAAAAATATCACAGACGTTATTTTGGGAGTTCAAATCAAAAAAGGTCAATTGAGCCGCGCGTTGTTTGATCTGCTGATGTGCACATATGATGTTAATATTTTAGTGGATCCGACAGTCAGTTTTGAGAACCTGAAGGAAAAGTTTATGATCGGTGCTTTCAGACCTTACACCGAAACAACACTGTTCAGGTATACCATTATCGATTCAAGAAAATTAATGCAATGGTACACTGATTATCCACTCGAATCCGGTTGAGTCGGCCATTGCTTCCGTTTTCGAGCAATATTAGGGTCATCGCAGGATATGAACTTATTAATCTGACACAACATGGACTCAGATTGTAGTACAAGAGGTGGTTATCGTGATAAAATATTCTTCGTATATTATGATTCTCGTGCTATGCGCGGTTACACCCGCTTACGCCTCACGGTTACAAATCACGTCGATTTTACCTGGTAAAAATGGAAAACTGACGACAGAGGTGACGCTGAAGGGGAAACGCAGTCCCAATCAACTCATGCCGCTGAAATGGTTTGCCGACGGGGTGGAGATGGATGGTCGACTGATTGGTGATGACGGGTCATGGCTTCGTTATGAATTTAGCGAACCTCCGAAAGACATGAAACAACTGGGCGTCGGCTTCAGTAACAGCAATCATCCCATTATGGCGGTCAATGTCGCCAGCTTTAGCATAGAAGAGGCCCCGTTCAATGACTGGATTATTTACCACATTATGGTGGGCTATTTCATGAACGGAAATCCAGACAATGATCATGTGCTTTCGGGATGGAAGCACTCGCATTACGCGGGGGGAGATTTACAGGGCGTCCGTCAAAAAATACCCTATATTGCCGGTATGGGATTTAATGCGGTCTGGCTGAGTCCGATTTTCCAGTGTGATACATCCCATGGTTACGACACAAAAAACTATTATCAGATCGGGGATTCCGTGGGGGTTCCAGAGGATGCCGACGCGTCGTTACGACTCTTCCGTGATGTCGTGTCAACAGCGCATGGATTGGGAGTCAACATCATGCTGGATATGGTGCTCAATCATGCGAATAAAGACTATGATCAATCGTCCGGCGATCCGCTTCAGTTACATCCAAAAGCAACGGGCCCCATTCAGGAGGCCGAACAGGTCTGGTCGGGCTGGGGGTCAAACTTCCAATACTGGGACATGGAAGACGCGAACACACGCCAGTTTCTTTTTGAGGCTTCGAAATATTGGTTGGTAGAGGAAGATATTGATGCTCTGCGTCTTGATTATGTACGCGGCGTAGCGCATACATACTGGGCTGAATTCTACCGAAAAATTAAAGCAATCAAAGCATCGACCTTCGTCATGGGGGAATGCTGGCTGGATCAGGGGACGGAAGAGCAAAATGCCTTGGATATAGCCGCCTACTACAAGAACATAAACGGGATCAATCAATTCGATTCACTCATTGATCCCCCAATGCAAATGGTTATGACAGACGTGTTTGGACGTGGGAAATCGGTCTCGCGACTGGAGCACTGGTTACAGCGGACAGAAGCACTGTATGGAAAATCAGCACAACCAACGCACTATTTGGATAACCATGATATGGCCCGTTTCATGGCATGGACCGATGACGCTCGCCGTCTAAAAGCAGCACTGACTTTTGAAGCCGCATTAAACGGCCCTATGATCATGTTTTACGGGACAGAAACCGGTTTAACGCACAGTAATCCTATGAAGGGATTTCAGGATGCATCCCGTATCGCCATGCACTGGGACAACCTGAACAGCGAGCTGATGAATCAGGTTAAAGCAATCATTGCCGCACGAAATGCACATCCATCACTGCGGCGCGGCGCACGATATCCTCTAACAAGCAATGCATCGTTGTTGGTCATGATAAAAAAAGGGGTAAAGGAAACAGCCCTATGCGCGGTAAATCTAACAGACGAACCCAAAACAATTCAGATCGATACCGAAGAGCTGTTTGATCAGACGGCCCATCTCACCAACTGGGTCACTCACGAGAAAATGGACATCAGCTGGAACAGACAAGAGCTGACCATCACAATTCCGGCAATGAGCACGCTGATTGCAGGACAGTGATCCTGATCACTGCGACGTGGTAATAGTCTGAACGAAACGTCGCAGCGCATCCTTATAACTTGGCGTATCCGTCCATCCATGCGCAGCGTGGGATCCATTGAGCGTCACAAATTTCTTATCAGGGGGTGCCGCATTAAACAACTTCTGTCCCATGGAAAACGGCACAAGATCATCTGCGGGACTGTGACTAAGCAGTAACGGGGCATCAATCTGTCCGATCATATCAATATTTTTGTACTGCTGTGAACACAACCAACCCGGCAACGAGGGATAGAGCTGCTTCGCCATATCAGGCAGAGAAGTAAACGTACTCTCTATGATAATCCCCTGCAGTTCATTCTGCGCCGCCAGATGCAATGCCACAGCACCGCCCAGCGAACGACCATAGACCAAAACGGGCAAGCTCTCATGCATGTGCTCATGACGAACCAGTACATACTCGTAGGCTGACTGCACATCGCTATAGAGCCCTTTTTCTGTAGGCCATCCGCGACTTTCACCATATCCTCGATAGTCAAATAGCAGCACATTCAGCGACATAGACAGAAATAATTCAGCCCCCTCAATGCAATCACTCATATTCCCCGCATTGCCATGACAAACAATCATCGTGCCTCGCGCATTTTCTGCAGGACACCACCAGCTGGCAAGCCGCTTATCATCATCCGTTACAAGAGTCACACTTTCATACTTGATCATGGCAGTATCCGGCCGCACAAGATAATCAAGAACAGGGTGATACACACGAGAATGTTCAATTAACCGTGCTACGATCCATAAGAAACCCAACAAACATATAACAAACAGCACCAGTTTCATCACACTTAACCCTCATCGTCAGTACCACTCAACAAATCGGGACGGAGCCGCCGGGTTATGGCCACGGATTGCTCATAGCGCCATTGCGCGATCGCTCCGTGATTGCCGGAGCGTAAAACATCAGGAACCTCGATCCCGCGAAATTCAACGGGACGAGTATACTGCGGATACTCCAGTAATGGAACAGTAAACGATTCGTCAGACGTTCCCTCGTCGCCCGCCCCCAGTACTCCCGGCAACAGACGAACCACCGCGTCAACAATTACCGTGGCTGCCAGCGCTCCATTGGTCAAAATATAATCACCGATAGAAATTTCATCATTGATCAATGACATACGCACCCGCTCATCAATCCCCTCATAATGGCCGCAAATAAAAATCAAATGCGTTTGAGATACAAGCTCTCTGGCCACCGACTGCTTAAAGGGACGCCCCTGCGGAGCCATGAGGATAACCCGTGAATCATCAGTCCGGACGGATTCAACCGCTGCAAACAAAGGTTCCGGCTTCATTACCATCCCTGGCCCGCCTCCATAGGGACGATCATCAACCGTACGATGGACATCTGTGGTAAAATCTCGTGGATTGACGAACCGGAACTGCACATGACCGGCGTCTGACGCGCGCTTCATCATGCTTTCACCGAGGAAACCCTGAACCATTTCAGGAAAGATAGTAATGATGTCGACAATCATAAGCGCGTTACACAAAAAAACCCCCGACATGCGGGGGTCATAAAAAATACAAATCGCATCAATCGACTACTTCAAGCATCGCACGCCGGCCATGTTTGGCAGCAGCAGTGCTCAGCAGCGTTCGAATAGCACTGACTGTTTTCCCGTTTTTACCAATGACCTTGCCCACATCCTCAGGATGACATCGCAATTCAAAAATAATGGTTTTTTCACCATCCAGCTCAGTGATACAAATCTGATCCGGATGATCCACCAATGCCTTAATCACATGCTCGATCAAATCTTTCATGAACTATTCTGCAGCTTCTGCTTTGGAGGCTTCTTCAGCTACTTCAGCAACCACTTCTTCGGCCACAACTGCGGCTTCCTC
Above is a genomic segment from Spartobacteria bacterium containing:
- a CDS encoding transporter substrate-binding domain-containing protein; its protein translation is MVCVISPFFFMRPRPSGGSGHAPNRPKGTLRLVLNPHPPIRYLPHMKTLFKTSISGRVPTLPKKRFLINKSLSHLLLCVVFLTRSLPVSAQNTLILSAVEKTPPANTVTEVLRQAYQQLGIELEILELPGLRGIAYSNNGDTDGEAFRIAGIDQEYSNLIQIDVPIRTDAMHLFVKQGREFPVTGWDCIPKEYLLGYKRGVKHIEYAVAKYGLRAEAVNSVEQLFQKLETGRNDVIVTGVQEGAQLIPQLHLQDIIRLEPSVCTSSLYHYLHEKHADLVPKITAVLKEMEAHGEIQTIRE
- a CDS encoding ABC transporter permease subunit: MSLIAKIGRTTIKVRILIWSLYLFLVVGAATMVYPFLLMLAGSMKSGVDQHESQIIPSFLTSEAALIRKYAEGFFNESLNMARILTGTSFSSFRDYPVTPVNGKWLETWQTFLEAQHTEWPEWYSELSFMYTPVSRGVLPENLQRFKRVLSQHHPSIQSLNQVMHTDYPTWNSFFIIPRNALARNENPESSPIATAYNAFKRSCAASEKYYFCVKGYFSQMYLRAQYARNIDLFNEVHETDFASFSEVLPPSNYAECPAFLQEDWAFFVRNILNIYFISASKKALPSYHSFLEDKYGDIDTLNELYTSDYRSFSTIPLPDTKQLSGGLALSDWDQFIHGWTHPVSMKWHGIQLEHLMLRAPDYDFTTWLQSRWGTISNMNTALSTSFKNWNEVIPPQREAIQHRVEMQHKSIRWMFIRRNYGSVSDYILLHGKALKNTMIYCGLAILLSLIVNPLAAYALSRFKPPSTYIWLLCMMMTMSFPPMVTQIPSFLMLRNFNLLNTFWALILPGMANGFSIFLLKGFFDSLPQDLYDAAAIDGADECRIFWNITMSLSQPILAVIALNAFTLAYSNFMMALLICQDQNMWTIMPWLYQLQQNSGPGIVFASLIISAVPTFLVFVFCQNIIMRGIVVPVEK
- a CDS encoding response regulator — translated: MNMSKYNPLIHNIVQTITARVSLCFFNTAMIRRILMVVLLSASPVFAELPGTSTGAPPPGVLILNGHHYGFQRTDAEMNSMISTLRSAYQDLPVYVEFLDATRYTSGDYIENITQLIRSKYIDRPINVLAATDNIALDYAINNRAGLAPGAAIVFCGISDYTEDVLYGAARITGVLKESAILLTLDTARELLPAYTNVFVFHDFTSDGLIFRKKIRQTISAFQNKMHFTLPDNKPIETLCSKLSDLPPNTLVFLGNYNADSDGRVFDDATVSRLLLQCTDAPILVIDETRLANGIIGGYLSSASKLGTIAAEQIIQVLNGTPPESMPFEQEEPSAFTINYDALKQFNISQQSLPPNSIIRNRPVTFYEENTTLIWSVSMVIIVLTGLIIYLVISVHTRRRIAGELFHHKNNLEGIVRERTEALELANQYKSQFLANISHEMRTPLNAIIGFSEIIIHADSIYIAHQQAETILNESEIMILIINQLLDHAKIESGKFELETEVFDLHQTIENIGSTFLQHAQKKGLEFYTIYSNTPQLLVGDALRLRQILVNLVSNAIKFTQTGSVSIAARRITVNDKTAKLRFIVQDTGIGIPQNKIKKLFDSFTQVDGSTTRKYGGTGLGTTIASDLVRMMGGQLAVESEPGKGSTFWFDIKLPIAHDVDPSQIIELNASSIELADLNLNTNRSVLIVDDYPTNRQVACMHLQSAGYEVRLANNGQEALTICSEERFDLILMDIQMPVMDGYEASRQIRKGGTLNTTTPIVALSAHGIVHIQKQCEAVGINDIITKPVRRNALLQKVDKWASACADIHPAFENKTEVAETQKHSTAELPIDYDQALKEFEYHAELLNPVIKQFCADLLPQLTLIGQYCDDHNFEAIHQDAHRIKGGAGNLIAMPLYRAAMRLDELSKQAAPNADTIREQLLLVELEAEKLIAFMDRKSIMLAQNSAEVMTDVPGTSTHE
- a CDS encoding Dabb family protein, which produces MIKHIVFWRLKNTADGSGEKIKEQLENLRGKIDGLIDIEVGMDLSKTPASYDLALYSTCHSPEALEAYQNHPLHVAVKQFIATAVTERVVVDYEV